The following DNA comes from Balaenoptera ricei isolate mBalRic1 chromosome 7, mBalRic1.hap2, whole genome shotgun sequence.
CATACAGCTTTATCCTGTGAGAGCTAGTCTGTCGTGACAATAaaccaaagatgaaaaataagttGTGGGCATCCTTGATGTCAGTAAAAGTGACTCAATCAGCCTGCAGCTTCATGAAGCATGGTTTTCAAACTATCCTGTCATATATGTATCATTTCCTTACATGGTTGGTCTAACAAATTAGGGagagtatttaaaataaatctgaccTGACCAGTGGTCTATCCTGTGGAAGAAACAAGAATTGAAATTGAAATAAAGTCAATAAAAGGGattcctttgtaaaaaaaaaaaaaaccaactgtcACAACCGTATTTAGTTGAGTCTGCAGAGAGGATTTTAACTCCCTTTACCATTATGACTGTGTATCACTGAATCCTATCaagcttggtttttgtttttttggtttttttgtattttcttttttggcataTGGAAATTTATTACTATCCTGCTTTCATTATCAAAACTTATGATCTTGGTCTTTCCTTCTTGCCTTTGTATAAGGCCAAAAGAGAGACATTGGCTACTTTGACAACCTTAAAGCGGACTCCAGGAATGTCACCAACAGCATGACCTTTGCGACCAAATCCAGCAACCAGAACTTCATCATTTTCctcaataaaattcaaacaacCATCACTGGGTACAAAGGCGGTGATTTTTTTGCCATTCTTGATTAGTTGAACCCTGACACACTTCCTGATGGCAGAATTTGGCTGTTTGGCTTCAACCCCTACTTTTTCAAGCACAATTCCCTTAGCATGAGAAGCACCTCCAAAAGGGTTGGCCTTCAGGGCTGTGCCCAAATGGGCTTTCTTGTACTGTTTATCATGCCACTCTGGTCTCGTCGGTGGCTACGGAGCTTCCTGGCAGTATGAAGACCACGACACTTGCCCATCCTGCCAGCACCACGGGCCTGAGcgaaagatgtatttttttttaaattggagtataattgctttacaacgttgtgttagtttctgctgtagaaaaaagtgaatcagctatacatatacatatatcccctccctcttgagcctctctccccctaccatcccacccctctaggtcatcacaaagcactgagctgagctcctcaagcttgtttttaaatatttttattttggaatttatttatttaatttatttatttttggctgtgttgggtcttcattgctgcgcgagggctttctctagttgtggtgagcaggggctactcttcgttttggtgcgcagacttctcattgcagtggcttctcttgttgcggagcatgggctctaggcacgcgggctcagtagttgtggtgcacgggcttagttgctctgcggcatgtgggatcttcccggaccagggctcgaacccgtgtcccctgcattggcaggcagattcgcaaaCCCTgcttcaccagggaagcccctcaagctTGTTTTTAAGTCAGTTTTGCACTCATCACTTACAACAATTCATATTTACTCTGAGTCCACATGTCCAATATTTTGCCAAGTCACTTGTAAGTTGAGTTTCTTGCCTCAAAGAAGTTTCTATCTTACTTGTACCTCTTTTTGCATCTGTAAATTTCTGTAACCAAATTTTGGTTTCACTTCTTGAATCTGCTTGTCACGACACATAATTTGGTGTCATCAGAAAGTAGAAATACAAATTCCACGtgattaaaaaacattaaacagCATTTTGGTGAGGACCATGTCCCATGAAATCCTAATTAATGATCTTTTTCTGACCCTTGTAAAAAACTAGTTGATAATGACTGTTGAATACAAGGAGTCACTTGCAAGCAGAAACATATTGTTCTAGTTTCTAGATCCGTAGGTCGTAAAGAAGGTATTGAAAATAATCGCCAATACAGTCAGAATACATTATACTTATGTTGTTCTCCCATAGTCTGTCAGTGTTCATTAAGAAATAATGATctagatagatttttttctttactgaacAAGGtagtttttatttagaaattaggGATCAGCTAGATACTTCCAAATTCAACTTTAGAAGCTATATTGTTGTGATTTCTTGTGCCTAAAAAcaatctgcccatttttaatgttttattgaaatGAGTTTAAATGTTTCCATATGAGAGCATAGTAAAggcaatcaatttttttttaaatgcttgagaGTTGGGCTTTGCTATTTCACTGTGAACACTAGTCCTGAGTTGAAACAAACTGACTTTTATAAACAGGAATTTATGGCCATGGATCAGTGATGCTTTCACATGAGTCGTGCTGAACTAAGAATCACGTAAGGAATTGTGTGGCAGGGGCGGACGGAGTCGTTGCAGCCCATCCACTGCTGGTAGTCGGGGTAGTCGCCGCGCCGCAGGAAGTACTGGCTGCCCGAGTAGTTGGGCTGCTCGTAGAGCATCCAGCAGCCGCTGTCCACGCGCACTGAGTTGCAGCGGCTGAAGCAGGGCTGCAGGTTGGAGTGGTCGCTGCTGCACTCGTAGTGGCGGCCCTGGAAGCCCCGGTCCTTGTAGATGGTGATCTGCAGGTGGAAAGCAAGGTGACAGCAGAGAGTCAGCTGGGAGGtacatcccccccaccccacagtaGACACTCAGCAGGCACGCTGTGGCGTATGtttatgcaggaaaaaaaagattataacagT
Coding sequences within:
- the LOC132368661 gene encoding gamma-crystallin A-like, translated to MGKITIYKDRGFQGRHYECSSDHSNLQPCFSRCNSVRVDSGCWMLYEQPNYSGSQYFLRRGDYPDYQQWMGCNDSVRPCHTIPYTSSHRIKLYERHGYGGLVSKLMGDCSCMQDRFQLNELHSLHMLEGWWVLYEMPNYQGWQYLLRPGDYRNYHDRGGLDVKVGSLRCVIDLY